AAATATTCAAATCAAAAAATAAATCTTCATAAATTAGGTAGTGAATTTGAGCCAAAAGCAAAAAATGTGAAAGAAGGAAGCGCTGATTTATGTTTTATTGTAGAACAAAATTTAGAAGAGATTGTTTTATATTTGCAAAAAGAAGGAATTAAAATTGAAGAAGGAATTGTTGAAAGAACAGGGGCAAATGGAAAGATAAAATCTATCTATTTAAGAGACCCTGATTTGAATTTAATAGAGTTATCAAACTATATTTAGTTTGTATTTGTTGCTATTAAAACATCTTCCATAATTTTTGTAATATCTCCATCTAAAATTGCTTCTACATTTGAATATCCAATATTACTTCTACTATCTTTTACTTGTTGATAAGGTTGTAAAACATATGATCTAATTTGATGTCCCCAACCATTTTCGCTCTTATCACCAGTATCTTTTGATGCTCTTTGTTTTTCAAGCTCAAGTTCATAAAGTCTTGATTTAAGCATTTTCATAGCACTTGCTTTATTTTTATGTTGACTTCTATCATTTTGACATTGAACAACAATATTTGTAGCAATATGAGTAATTCTAATAGCACTTTCAGTCTTGTTTACGTGCTGACCACCAGCACCACTTGCTCTATATGTATCAATTCTAATATCTTTATCTTCTATTACAATATCAATATTGTCATCTATTTCAGGGCTCACCATAACAGATGAGAAAGATGTATGTCTTTTTGCATTTGAGTCAAAAGGAGATATTCGCA
Above is a genomic segment from Aliarcobacter cryaerophilus containing:
- a CDS encoding VOC family protein, encoding MINILNLDHLVLTVKDIEETVKFYEKLGMKKEIFGKNRVALKYSNQKINLHKLGSEFEPKAKNVKEGSADLCFIVEQNLEEIVLYLQKEGIKIEEGIVERTGANGKIKSIYLRDPDLNLIELSNYI